One part of the Solanum dulcamara chromosome 8, daSolDulc1.2, whole genome shotgun sequence genome encodes these proteins:
- the LOC129899160 gene encoding superoxide dismutase [Mn], mitochondrial, translated as MALRTLVSRRSLAAGLGFRQQLRGVQTFSLPDLPYDYGALEPAISGDIMQLHHQKHHQTYITNYNKALEQLHDAISKGDASTVAKLHSAIKFNGGGHINHSIFWNNLAPVREGGGEPPKGSLGWAIDTNFGCLEALVKKMNAEGAALQGSGWVWLGVDKELKRLVVETTANQDPLVSKGANLVPLLGIDVWEHAYYLQYKNVRPDYLKNIWKVINWKYANDVYEKEYP; from the exons ATGGCTCTTCGGACCCTTGTGAGCAGACGGAGCTTAGCGGCAGGGCTAGGGTTCCGCCAACAACTCCGTGGCGTTCAAACCTTTTCGCTCCCCGATCTCCCATACGACTATGGCGCACTGGAGCCAGCAATTAGCGGCGATATAATGCAGCTCCACCACCAGAAGCATCATCAGACTTACATCACCAATTACAATAAGGCCCTTGAACAGCTCCATGATGCCATTTCCAAAGGAGATGCTAGTACCGTCGCCAAATTGCACAGTGCCATCAAATTTAACGGAGGAg GTCATATTAATCACTCAATTTTCTGGAATAACCTTGCTCCTGTCCGC GAAGGTGGCGGTGAGCCTCCAAAGGGTTCTCTTGGCTGGGCTATCGACACTAACTTTGGTTGCTTGGAAGCTTTAGTAAAAAAGATGAATGCAGAAGGTGCTGCTTTACAGGGCTCTGGCTGGGTG TGGCTTGGTGTGGACAAAGAGCTTAAGCGCCTGGTGGTTGAAACCACTGCAAATCAG GACCCTTTGGTTTCTAAAGGAGCAAATTTGGTACCTCTTCTGGGTATAGACGTTTGGGAACACGCATACTACTTGCAG TACAAAAATGTAAGACCAGATTATCTGAAGAATATATGGAAAGTTATCAACTGGAAATATGCCAATGATGTTTATGAAAAAGAATACCCCTGA